The following proteins are encoded in a genomic region of Arachis stenosperma cultivar V10309 chromosome 4, arast.V10309.gnm1.PFL2, whole genome shotgun sequence:
- the LOC130975586 gene encoding uncharacterized protein LOC130975586 codes for MTLRYFPLISRLQQLFMCSKTSTDMLWHKQACNNDGLLRHPRDANAWKTFDAKYTNFSKDLHNVHTSFILSTLIPGLKMPGNDIDVYLQSLVDELKQLWDGVETYDAKEGNTFKMCAELMWAISDFLELGNLSGWNTHSGKNVCDNVVFTILNNSSKSKDDLKARRDLQCMGIRPELWSGEGDKYSSAIFVMSNSQRDVFLKTLQSVVFPDGYSSNVAHCVELRQRKLSGLKTHDCHILMEQLLPILVKNALSSPVSNVILTDLQNHVVQILCQMEMIFLPSFFTVMVHLTLHLVDEVTLGGPVHYQWMYLIERYLGRLKQYVRNREQPEGSIANGYLSEEILTFCSRYLDNIETRINRPGRVDDQPVDVTHSLGETMFLVIGRALGAVSHFALTPMEKDQAHRHVLVNCDTVVPFVDTFWKKTKRSLQDQTRSQSKIDSIVHAEFRRWFKHEVPIESTLHLKEMKLLACSPMIQVRRFRAYNINGCKFRTITKEGGLKIQNSGVYVSSNTRSYASMRDNRAAVGSVPYYGKIVCIIELNYSYHFTVVLFKCVWADTTTSRGIKQDHLGLTSIIFSHPIHTDDREEDEPYILALEAQLVFYMDDEVAKEWSVVVHVKPRDLYDMGEENKEAEVCFSPQPELNMSAEGDIGDLLLTREDDIENPTEDASENFDDVA; via the exons ATGACTCTTCGTTACTTTCCTCTCATATCACGACTACAACAGTTATTCATGTGCAGCAAGACATCAACTGACATGTTATGGCATAAACAGGCGTGTAATAACGATGGTTTGCTCAGGCATCCAAGGGatgctaatgcatggaaaaCGTTTGATGCAAAGTATACTAATTTTTCGAAGGATCTGCATAATGTTCAT ACATCTTTCATTCTATCCACGCTTATTCCTGGGCTGAAAATGCCAGGTAACGACATAGATGTTTACTTGCAGTCTTTGGTAGATGAGTTAAAGCAATTATGGGATGGCGTTGAAACGTATGATGCCAAAGAGGGAAACACTTTCAAGATGTGTGCGGAACTAATGTGGGCTATCAGCGACTTTTTAGAATTAGGAAACCTATCTGGCTGGAATACGCACAGTGG AAAAAATGTCTGTGACAATGTGGTCTTCACTATCTTAAACAATAGCAGCAAATCAAAAGACGATCTTAAAGCTCGCAGAGATTTACAATGTATGGGCATAAGGCCTGAATTGTGGTCAGGTGAAGGTGATAAATATTCTTCTGCAATATTTGTGATGTCAAATTCACAGAGGGATGTATTCTTGAAGACTCTGCAGAGTGTGGTCTTTCCAGATGGCTACTCTAGTAATGTTGCTCATTGTGTTGAGTTACGACAGCGCAAGTTGTCTGGGTTGAAAACTCATGATTGCCATATTCTAATGGAACAATTACTCCCGATTTTGGTGAAGAATGCACTTTCGAGTCCGGTGTCCAATGTGATT CTTACTGACCTTCAGAATCATGTTGTGCAAATCCTGTGTCAAATGGAAATGATTTTTCTTCCATCTTTCTTCACCGTTATGGTTCACCTCACGTTGCATCTCGTTGATGAGGTAACTCTTGGTGGACCAGTACATTATCAGTGGATGTATCTAATAGAAAG gTATTTAGGACGTTTGAAGCAATATGTTCGTAATAGGGAACAACCAGAAGGCTCAATTGCAAACGGCTATTTATCTGAGGAAATCCTGACTTTCTGTTCTAGATATTTGGATAATATTGAGACTAGAATCAACCGACCAGGGAGAGTTGATGATCAACCCGTTGATGTTACACATAGTTTAGGGGAAACTATGTTCCTAGTTATTGGAAGGGCATTAGGGGCTGTTTCGCATTTCGCACTCACTCCAATGGAAAAAGATCAAGCACATCGTCATGTGCTAGTCAACTGTGATACCGTGGTTCCGTTTGTTGA TACATTTTGGAAAAAGACAAAGCGAAGCTTACAGGATCAAACAAGGTCGCAATCTAAGATAGATAGTATTGTGCATGCGGAATTTCGTCGTTGGTTCAAGCATGAG GTTCCAATAGAAAGTACGCTTCATTTGAAAGAAATGAAGTTGCTTGCGTGTAGTCCCATGATTCAGGTAAGACGTTTTAGGGCGTACAATATTAACGGGTGCAAGTTTAGAACTATCACAAAGGAAGGCGGGCTGAAAATCCAAAATAGTGGAGTATATGTATCATCTAATACAAGAAGTTATGCAAGCATGCGTGATAATAGAGCGGCTGTTGGTAGTGTTCCGTATTATGGAAAAATTGTGtgcataattgaattgaattatagCTATCATTTCACAGTGGTATTATTTAAATGTGTTTGGGCTGATACCACTACCAGTAGAGGCATCAAACAAGACCATTTAGGGCTTACCAGCATTATTTTTTCTCATCCAATACACACTGATGATCGAGAAGAAGATGAACCGTACATATTGGCATTAGAAGCTCAGCTTGTATTCTATATGGATGATGAAGTAGCTAAGGAATGGAGTGTTGTGGTTCATGTGAAACCACGAGATTTGTATGACATGGGAGAAGAGAATAAAGAAGCTGAAGTTTGTTTTTCTCCACAGCCAGAGTTGAACATGTCAGCGGAAGGTGACATTGGAGATTTACTGTTGACAAGGGAGGATGATATAGAAAACCCCACAGAAGATGCTTCAGAGAATTTCGATGATGTCGCGTAA